A window of the Microtus pennsylvanicus isolate mMicPen1 chromosome 4, mMicPen1.hap1, whole genome shotgun sequence genome harbors these coding sequences:
- the Cidea gene encoding lipid transferase CIDEA codes for MPLALVMPAVTPASRIERQTDNSHQHHQICGSRALGTVCPRRGVAPGPRRGSQNCLLLTEAQIVAKVRARSGQVGAGRGGQGSAFKRPGLGKTERPAPMETAMDYAGALIRPLTFMGLQTKKALLTPLMHPARPFRVSNHDRSSRRGVMASSLQELISKTLDVLLITTGLVTLVLEEDGTVVDTEEFFQTLRDNTHFMILEKGQKWTPGSKYVPVYKQPRKSGIARVTFDLYRLNPKDFLGCLNIKATMYEMYSVSYDIRCTSAKAMLRSLLRFVSYAAQVAGQFLVCAGTYMLRVLADTDEQRSPKSPKPNAKGWFM; via the exons ATGCCGCTGGCATTGGTAATGCCGGCAGTTACTCCTGCCTCCAGAATAGAAAGACAAACTGACAATAGCCACCAACACCACCAAATCTGCGGTTCCAGAGCCCTCGGTACCGTTTGCCCACGAAGGGGCGTGGCCCCGGGACCCAGGCGTGGGAGCCAGAACTGTTTGCTGCTCACAGAAGCGCAGATTGTCGCCAAGGTCCGGGCCAGGTCGGGTCAAGTCGGCGCGGGGCGGGGCGGACAGGGCAGTGCTTTTAAGAGGCCAGGCCTGGGGAAGACTGAACGACCCGCGCCGATGGAGACCGCCATGGACTACGCGGGAGCCCTCATCAG GCCCCTGACATTCATGGGACTGCAGACTAAGAAGGCCCTGCTGACACCCCTCATGCATCCAGCTCGTCCTTTTCGGGTCTCAAACCATGACCGAAGCAGCCGGCGTGGGGTGATGGCCAGCAGCCTACAGGAGCTTATTAGCAAG ACTCTGGATGTCCTGCTCATCACGACTGGCCTGGTCAcgctggtgctggaggaggatgGTACCGTGGTGGACACAGAGGAATTCTTTCAGACCTTAAGGGACAACACGCATTTCATGATCTTGGAAAAGGGACAGAAATGGACGCCG GGCAGCAAGTATGTCCCAGTCTACAAGCAACCGAGGAAGTCGGGAATAGCCAGAGTTACCTTCGACCTGTACAGGCTGAACCCCAAGGACTTCCTCGGCTGCCTCAACATCAAGGCCACCATGTACGAGATGTATTCGGTGTCCTACGACATCCGCTGCACGAGTGCCAAGGCCATGCTAAG GAGTTTGCTGCGGTTTGTGTCCTATGCTGCTCAGGTAGCAGGACAGTTCCTGGTCTGCGCAGGCACATACATGCTCCGCGTACTGGCCGATACAGATGAGCAGCGGTCTCCCAAGTCTCCCAAGCCTAACGCCAAGGGATGGTTCATGTAA